In a single window of the Rhodamnia argentea isolate NSW1041297 chromosome 2, ASM2092103v1, whole genome shotgun sequence genome:
- the LOC115737601 gene encoding polyadenylate-binding protein-interacting protein 9-like, with protein sequence MAAVAEISHEAAVANKNLDSKPNSKPESEFTMQNLVDMFTKLNPLAKEFIPSYYSQALDHHHHQQHLHFQQNGSFLISDFPAAEKNFSENNFANYRRRRNSFNQGRRRFNGRSFRAQREDSVRRTVYVSDIDQHVTEEQLATLFSTCGQVLDCRICGDPHSVLRFAFVEFADEYGARAALNLGGTMLGYYPVRVLPSKTAILPVNPNYLPRSEDEREMCTRTVYCTNIDKKVSQAEVKNFFETACGEVTRLRLLGDHVHSTRIAFVEFARAESAIVALNCSGMVLGTQPIRVSPSKTPVRPRVTRPPMN encoded by the exons ATGGCTGCGGTTGCTGAGATTTCCCATGAAGCAGCGGTTGCTAACAAGAACTTGGATTCGAAACCGAATTCGAAGCCGGAATCAGAATTCACCATGCAGAATTTGGTCGATATGTTCACAAAGTTGAACCCTTTGGCTAAGGAGTTCATCCCTTCCTATTACTCCCAAGCCcttgatcatcatcatcatcagcagcaccTTCATTTCCAGCAGAATGGCAGTTTCCTGATCAGCGATTTCCCGGCTGCTGAAAAGAATTTCTCCGAGAACAACTTCGCCAATTATAGGAGG AGAAGAAATAGCTTCAACCAAGGCAGAAGAAGGTTCAATGGACGGTCTTTTAGAGCTCAAAGGGAAGATAGTGTCAGACGGACAGTATATGTTTCTGACATTGATCAGCAT GTCACCGAAGAGCAGCTGGCTACCCTATTTAGTACTTGCGGACAA GTTCTTGATTGCCGAATTTGTGGCGATCCACATTCAGTTCTTCGATTTGCCTTTGTTGAATTTGCAGATGAAT ATGGTGCAAGAGCAGCTTTGAACCTCGGTGGGACAATGTTAGGATACTATCCAGTGAGGGTTTTACCATCAAAGACAGCTATACTTCCTGTAAATCCAAATTATCTCCCAAGG TCAGAGGATGAACGAGAAATGTGTACAAGGACAGTTTATTGCACAAATATTGATAAAAAG GTTTCTCAAGCTGAAgtcaaaaatttctttgaaacaGCCTGTGGTGAG GTCACTCGCTTGAGGCTTCTAGGGGACCATGTGCACTCAACTCGCATCGCTTTTGTTGAATTTGCTAGG GCTGAAAGTGCCATTGTTGCTTTAAATTGCAGCGGAATGGTCTTGGGAACTCAGCCCATCAG GGTAAGCCCTTCAAAGACACCGGTGAGGCCGCGGGTTACTCGCCCACCGATGAATTGA
- the LOC115737603 gene encoding agamous-like MADS-box protein AGL62, with protein MASGSNSKKATKGRQKIEIKKRENVDERRVTFTKRRTGLFDKAAELCILCGAEVVIITFSEGKKAFCFGHPGPDRILQGYLDGAAGVDPAGSGNNGRRGREGEGSSGSGGGDDAYLQNTRESKQRYLEAIERLEKEKADLKLMQGRGRADNEGFWWEEPIERMGLEELEFFHESLEKLARSVLVKLDPGRSQDSALMLQHDEATDVGWLAQDPSCSWPLPLGNDSRGQF; from the coding sequence ATGGCTTCGGGAAGCAACTCCAAGAAGGCGACCAAGGGCCGGCAGAAGATCGAGATCAAGAAGAGGGAGAACGTCGACGAGCGCCGCGTCACCTTCACCAAACGCCGCACGGGTTTGTTCGACAAGGCCGCCGAGCTCTGCATACTGTGCGGGGCGGAAGTCGTCATAATAACGTTTTCCGAGGGCAAGAAGGCCTTCTGCTTCGGGCATCCGGGACCCGACAGGATCCTCCAAGGCTACCTTGATGGAGCTGCCGGCGTGGATCCCGCAGGCAGCGGCAACAATGGCCGTAGAGGAAGAGAAGGGGAAGGCAGTAGCGgtagcggcggcggcgacgatgCCTACTTGCAGAATACACGCGAGTCGAAACAGCGTTATTTGGAAGCGATAGAGCGGTTAGAGAAAGAGAAGGCGGATCTAAAGCTGATGCAAGGAAGGGGAAGAGCTGACAATGAAGGGTTCTGGTGGGAGGAGCCAATTGAACGTATGGGGTTAGAAGAGCTCGAGTTTTTCCACGAGTCCTTGGAGAAGCTTGCCAGGAGCGTACTGGTGAAGCTCGACCCGGGACGAAGCCAAGACTCTGCGCTCATGTTGCAACATGATGAGGCGACGGACGTCGGATGGTTGGCACAAGATCCATCGTGTTCTTGGCCCTTGCCCTTAGGGAACGATTCTAGGGGACAATTCTAG